The Macaca fascicularis isolate 582-1 chromosome 1, T2T-MFA8v1.1 genome includes a window with the following:
- the LOC102127423 gene encoding alpha-1,3-mannosyl-glycoprotein 4-beta-N-acetylglucosaminyltransferase-like protein MGAT4E, with the protein MRCSIRKCFIQSVGIVFLWLFITLKIPKETEDDQNEASYNSRKDPRPLEDWQNLTFKYMEKIQKRRKTWLTVGISSVQQGDRSSLLYTLVSLFRVSSKAEQKHLTVLVHLADSDLTWLRETVAHISSLFSPQILKGQLLMIHAPSDAYPTVDSVRDEAFCGEFYSKQNVDHAFLMSFATKLSDYFLLIEDNAFFAPNFVTHIHSRVNTMKSNSWVLLEFSNMGFLGKLFHSRDLPLLAHFLLLFYKEKPLDSLISHFRMLLVQESPILCKPFLFYRRVSYTTFDHKQKATALQKKNADGPNNPPGAVFTDMQVSDVHFPWEAYTLDESFFWTHNVSTGNHLTVILNHPANLSRVQVITGSIVDGRYALEKGQVELGYEPEGVPQHCTSFALLGHLLEGQMDQEIYLKGMGYHVSCVRLVVTAGQAGGLMIRHIYLWEKNHK; encoded by the exons ATGCGGTGTTCCATTAGGAAATGCTTCATACAGTCAGTGGGCATCGTATTCCTGTGGCTCTTCATTACTTTGAAAATCCCCAAGGAAACTGAAGATGACCAAAAT GAGGCCAGTTATAACAGCAGGAAGGACCCAAGACCACTCGAAGACTGGCAGAACCTCACCttcaaatatatggaaaaaatccagaagagaagaaaga CATGGCTGACAGTGGGGATATCGTCAGTGCAGCAAGGGGACAGAAGCAGCCTCTTGTACACATTGGTCTCCCTGTTCCGTGTTTCCTCTAAGGCTGAGCAGAAACACCTCACGGTGCTGGTCCACCTGGCAGATTCTGACCTCACCTGGCTCAGAGAAACTGTTGCCCATATTTCAAGCCTCTTCAGCCCGCAGATCTTGAAAGGGCAGTTGCTAATGATCCATGCCCCATCCGATGCCTACCCCACTGTTGACAGCGTCAGAGATGAAGCCTTTTGTGGCGAATTCTACTCCAAGCAGAACGTAGATCACGCCTTCCTCATGAGCTTTGCCACAAAGCTCTCTGATTACTTCCTGTTAATAGAGGACAATGCCTTTTTTGCCCCCAACTTTGTTACCCACATTCATTCAAGGGTGAACACCATGAAGTCCAACTCATGGGTGCTACTGGAGTTCTCCAATATGGGCTTCCTTGGCAAACTCTTTCACAGCAGGGACCTCCCGCTCCTggcccatttcctcctcctcttctacaAGGAGAAACCCCTTGACAGCCTGATTTCTCATTTCCGTATGCTCCTGGTCCAGGAAAGCCCAATCCTCTGCAAACCTTTCCTATTTTACCGCAGGGTCTCCTACACCACCTTTGATCACAAGCAGAAGGCCACAGCACTTCAGAAAAAGAATGCTGATGGTCCCAACAACCCACCTGGAGCTGTCTTCACTGATATGCAGGTTTCCGACGTGCATTTCCCCTGGGAGGCCTACACTCTGGATGAGTCATTCTTTTGGACACACAACGTTAGTACAGGAAACCACCTGACAGTGATTCTGAACCATCCAGCAAACCTGAGCAGGGTGCAAGTGATAACGGGCTCCATTGTGGATGGGAGGTATGCCCTGGAGAAGGGGCAGGTGGAGCTGGGCTACGAACCTGAGGGGGTGCCTCAGCACTGCACCAGCTTCGCCTTGCTGGGACATCTTTTAGAGGGGCAGATGGATCAGGAGATATATCTGAAAGGTATGGGGTACCACGTGAGCTGTGTGAGGCTGGTGGTGACAGCTGGTCAGGCTGGGGGGCTCATGATCAGGCATATCTACCTCTGGGAGAAAAATCACAAATAG